DNA from Gramella sp. MAR_2010_147:
TTGCGATCAGTTTGACTTCATTCGCTCAGGAAGCAGATACTTTTGAGGCAAAAGCAGTGAAGCTTATCAAATTAACCGCAGGACAGCAGTTTGATATCATGACGGAACCTATTATTGAAATGGTTCCTGAAGAAAATCGTGATGCTTTCAAAAAAGAACTTGCTGAAAGTACTGAGGGACTTTATACAAAAATGGCGGCTGTATATACTGAAAGTTTTACTGAAGAAGAGCTGGATAAAATCCTGGATTTTTATGCCACAC
Protein-coding regions in this window:
- a CDS encoding DUF2059 domain-containing protein, with amino-acid sequence MKKIIFTLSILAISLTSFAQEADTFEAKAVKLIKLTAGQQFDIMTEPIIEMVPEENRDAFKKELAESTEGLYTKMAAVYTESFTEEELDKILDFYATPVGKKMVAVTPELTKKGMEIGQAWGMELQPLMAKYMKQ